A genomic stretch from Actinomycetota bacterium includes:
- a CDS encoding UbiA-like polyprenyltransferase — translation MSKAGEKLRILLELVKFEHSIFALPYAYIGALYGATWVPKGGWPSWWSIAWITLVMVGARAFAFVLNRAIDKEIDARNPRTAGRAIPAGLIKAWELWLFSAAMLGLYLFGVWQLAPIAHVLWPIPLVAFFVYPYTKRFTWLCHYWLGLCLGLAPVGGWAAVTNSVSHPAPWVMGAAVMLWTAGFDIIYATQDVNCDRRDGVHSVPADLGIAPALLMTRVVHTLTVGLLVLGGYLVGAGWPWYAAVAVAAVLLAYENAIVSPKDLSRVNAAFFSVNGIIAVIVFAGALADRLMA, via the coding sequence GTGAGCAAGGCCGGCGAGAAGCTCCGTATCCTTCTTGAGCTCGTGAAGTTCGAGCACTCGATCTTTGCGCTGCCCTACGCCTACATCGGGGCGCTGTACGGGGCAACGTGGGTTCCGAAGGGTGGTTGGCCGTCCTGGTGGTCCATTGCGTGGATCACATTGGTCATGGTCGGGGCGCGAGCCTTCGCCTTCGTGCTCAACCGGGCCATCGACAAGGAGATCGACGCCCGCAACCCCCGCACTGCGGGTCGCGCTATCCCTGCGGGTCTCATAAAGGCCTGGGAGCTGTGGCTCTTCAGTGCCGCGATGCTCGGGTTGTACCTCTTCGGAGTCTGGCAGCTTGCGCCGATCGCACACGTGCTGTGGCCGATACCGTTGGTGGCGTTCTTCGTGTATCCGTACACCAAACGGTTCACGTGGCTGTGCCACTACTGGCTCGGCCTGTGTCTGGGGCTCGCTCCCGTTGGCGGGTGGGCAGCGGTGACGAACAGCGTCTCGCATCCCGCACCGTGGGTAATGGGGGCGGCGGTGATGCTGTGGACGGCTGGGTTCGACATCATCTACGCGACGCAGGACGTGAACTGCGATCGCCGCGACGGTGTCCACAGCGTGCCGGCGGACCTGGGCATCGCTCCCGCGCTACTCATGACCCGCGTGGTTCATACACTCACCGTCGGCCTGCTTGTCCTTGGCGGGTATCTTGTAGGTGCGGGATGGCCGTGGTACGCGGCAGTGGCCGTGGCCGCGGTCCTGCTCGCATATGAGAACGCGATCGTCTCGCCGAAGGATCTTTCGCGCGTCAACGCAGCGTTCTTCTCGGTAAACGGAATCATCGCGGTCATCGTTTTCGCAGGGGCGCTCGCTGACCGGTTGA